Proteins co-encoded in one Octopus bimaculoides isolate UCB-OBI-ISO-001 chromosome 9, ASM119413v2, whole genome shotgun sequence genomic window:
- the LOC106879286 gene encoding U3 small nucleolar ribonucleoprotein protein IMP4: MLRRQARLRREYLYRKAIEDKERTIHEKKQRLLQSIEENLPIAPEIRKDAIRLQKSSEWDDSGADGIINSMDDEYKSAGIEDPQLMVTTSRDPSAKLKQFAKEIRLILPNSKKINRGNYELKQLVDACRANNVTDLILLHEHRGVPDALTISHLPYGPTAYFSMFNVVMRHDIFDVGTMSEAYPHLIFHNFGTRLGRRVQNILKYLYPVPKEDSKRVMTFSNSDDFISFRHHVYSKNAETKKIELTEVGPRFELKLFKIIQGTIDNVDTADVEWVYKPYMRTTAKRTFLAEKT, translated from the exons ATG CTGAGACGTCAAGCCCGTTTGCGGCGGGAATATCTTTATCGTAAAGCAATTGAAGACAAAGAACGAACTATTCATGAGAAAAAACAACGTCTGCTGCAGTCAATTGAAG AAAATCTTCCTATTGCTCCTGAAATAAGGAAAGATGCCATTAGACTCCAGAAAAGTTCAGAATGGGATGACAGTGGAGCAGATG GGATCATTAATAGTATGGATGATGAATATAAATCTGCTGGTATTGAAGACCCTCAGTTAATGGTCACAACTTCACGTGATCCTAGTGCGAAACTCAAACAATTTGCCAAG GAAATTCGATTAATCTTGCCAAACAGTAAGAAAATCAATCGAGGAAATTATGAACTGAAACAGTTAGTAGATGCTTGTCGTGCCAATAATGTCACTGATTTGATCCTGTTACATGAACATCGAGGAGTTCCAG ATGCATTAACAATCTCTCATCTCCCCTATGGGCCGACAGCTTACTTTTCCATGTTCAATGTCGTCATGAGACATGATATCTTTGATGTAGGAACCATGTCAGAAGCTTACCCACACCTTATATTCCACAACTTTGGTACACGGCTTGGAAGAAGA GtgcaaaatattctaaaatatttatatcctGTCCCAAAAGAAGACAGTAAACGTGTTATGACATTTTCTAATTCTGATGATTTCATCTCATTCAG GCATCATGTTTACTCAAAGAATGCTGAAACCAAAAAAATTGAATTAACTGAAGTTGGACCAAGGTTTGAGCTAAAAT TGTTTAAAATAATCCAGGGAACAATTGATAATGTTGACACAGCAGATGTTGAGTGGGTTTACAAGCCTTACATGAGGACAACAGCTAAAAGAACATTTTTAGCTGAGAAAACTTGA